Proteins from a single region of Bacteroidia bacterium:
- the mtaB gene encoding tRNA (N(6)-L-threonylcarbamoyladenosine(37)-C(2))-methylthiotransferase MtaB: MSTLSTCRTFCVSLPSVKTVAYHTLGCKLNFSETSAIARQLSEAGFIRKDFESAAGIYIINTCSVTENADRECRKLIRDALKRNPAGLIVVTGCYAQLKPEDISRIPGVDIVLGAGEKFNIVSYLADISKRTQTEVHSCETSALQDFVPSFSSGDRTRSFLKIQDGCDYPCTYCTIPMARGKSRSGSVSGIREQAASIASKGVREIVLTGVNIGDFRNGNETFLDLIRVLDEVEGIDRFRISSIEPNLLTEEIIRFVAGSRRFAPHFHLPLQSGSDHILGLMKRRYRSTLYRDRLDLIRKHIPHCAIGVDVIVGFPGETEKEFIETYEFLRTSDVSYLHVFTYSERDNTEALHLGHPVDPRERKKRNRTLQILSDKKRRIFRQRFEDTPRPVLFEAGDPNGMMHGYTDNYLKVVMPYRSDLVRKTHNVLIQPETLPEPEIIH, encoded by the coding sequence ATGAGCACCCTGAGTACATGCCGGACCTTCTGCGTATCTTTGCCTTCTGTGAAAACCGTGGCCTATCATACCCTGGGGTGTAAACTGAATTTTTCAGAAACTTCGGCTATTGCCAGGCAACTCAGTGAGGCGGGATTTATTCGTAAGGATTTTGAATCGGCAGCCGGCATATATATCATCAACACCTGCAGCGTAACAGAAAATGCTGACCGGGAATGCCGAAAATTAATAAGAGACGCGCTAAAGCGGAACCCGGCCGGGCTGATAGTGGTAACGGGGTGCTATGCCCAACTCAAACCGGAGGACATTTCACGTATTCCGGGCGTAGACATAGTACTTGGAGCCGGCGAAAAATTCAACATAGTGTCATACCTCGCGGATATATCCAAACGAACGCAGACTGAAGTACATTCCTGTGAAACTTCAGCACTTCAGGATTTTGTACCGTCGTTTTCATCCGGTGACCGTACGCGCAGTTTCCTAAAAATTCAGGATGGATGCGACTATCCATGCACCTACTGTACAATCCCAATGGCAAGGGGAAAGAGCCGTAGCGGTTCCGTCTCCGGCATCAGGGAACAAGCTGCCAGCATAGCCAGTAAAGGAGTTCGGGAAATCGTACTTACAGGTGTGAATATCGGTGATTTCAGAAACGGCAATGAGACTTTTCTGGATCTCATCCGTGTGCTCGATGAAGTGGAAGGAATTGATCGTTTCAGGATATCCTCTATCGAGCCGAATTTACTTACAGAGGAAATCATTCGTTTTGTTGCCGGCAGCCGGCGATTTGCGCCACATTTTCATCTTCCCCTTCAAAGTGGAAGCGACCACATCCTTGGATTGATGAAACGAAGATACCGCTCCACGCTTTATCGCGACCGACTGGATCTCATACGCAAACATATACCTCATTGCGCCATTGGTGTGGATGTGATCGTTGGCTTTCCGGGAGAAACAGAGAAAGAATTCATAGAAACGTATGAGTTCCTGCGCACATCCGACGTTTCGTATCTGCATGTATTCACCTATTCAGAACGCGACAACACCGAAGCCCTTCACCTCGGCCACCCGGTTGATCCGCGGGAGCGAAAAAAAAGAAACCGTACATTACAGATACTATCGGATAAAAAACGCAGGATATTCCGTCAGCGCTTTGAAGACACCCCGCGCCCTGTGCTTTTCGAAGCCGGCGACCCCAACGGTATGATGCACGGATACACGGACAATTATCTTAAAGTAGTAATGCCATACCGATCCGATCTCGTTCGGAAAACACACAATGTACTCATCCAGCCGGAAACTCTTCCGGAACCAGAAATCATTCACTGA
- a CDS encoding ABC transporter substrate-binding protein, whose protein sequence is MRKWLIIIIPVLLCTCGAPDNVTDKMIFRYNEMAGITSLDPAAANNLENIWAVNQLFNGLVQLDDSLHVIPSIASSWTVSDDGKVYVFKLRHDVFFHDNEYFPDGKGRQVVADDFLKSFIRLHEHPSEQSAKFLFHLMDLSDPSRPHGCDSPDTGTFRIFLKDPYPPLLEVLTMQYFSVIPVEIAERYGEEWRYNPVGTGPFRFRIWEEGSKLVMAKNDNYFETENGVRLPFLDAVTVTFIRDREAMMGQFMAGKLDMVSGADVINRDMVLDNEGNLQARYTDSFLIQKSSFMKTDYMGFLVDGSLDQMKNNPLLDKRIRQALNYTVDKEKMIKYLRKGIGVPAVAGFIPVGMPSYAPAVTGYTYDPEKARRLLKDAGYPNGKGLPQIVMNITPPFQQLSEFMEVQMEDAGFDIRININQTVVHRDEVENSKLPFFRKTWVADYADAENFLSIFYSKNFSPEGSNYFHFKNEQFDRLYDSALKVNNREQRYALYREMDQILMDEAVVMPLYYDEVLRLVNRKVVGLHPNAMNLLQLKRVKKLK, encoded by the coding sequence ATGAGAAAATGGCTCATTATTATCATCCCGGTCTTGCTTTGCACCTGTGGGGCTCCGGATAACGTCACCGATAAGATGATCTTCCGGTATAACGAGATGGCCGGTATCACGTCTCTTGACCCGGCGGCTGCAAATAATCTGGAGAATATCTGGGCCGTAAACCAGCTTTTTAACGGGCTGGTGCAGTTAGACGATTCCCTGCATGTGATTCCCTCCATTGCTTCTTCATGGACTGTTTCGGATGATGGAAAAGTGTATGTATTCAAACTGAGGCACGACGTATTCTTTCACGACAACGAATATTTTCCGGATGGAAAGGGCAGACAGGTTGTAGCAGATGATTTCCTGAAGTCATTCATCCGGCTGCATGAGCATCCCAGTGAACAATCTGCCAAATTCCTTTTCCATTTGATGGACCTGTCGGATCCATCACGTCCACACGGATGTGATTCTCCGGATACCGGCACATTCAGGATTTTTTTGAAAGATCCTTATCCGCCGCTTCTTGAGGTGCTCACCATGCAGTATTTCTCTGTAATACCTGTGGAAATCGCAGAGCGTTACGGGGAAGAGTGGAGGTATAACCCTGTTGGAACAGGCCCGTTCCGATTCCGTATTTGGGAGGAGGGATCGAAGCTCGTGATGGCAAAAAATGACAATTATTTTGAAACGGAGAACGGTGTTCGGCTACCCTTTCTTGATGCCGTTACAGTAACGTTTATCCGTGACCGCGAAGCCATGATGGGACAATTTATGGCAGGAAAGTTAGATATGGTTTCAGGAGCAGATGTGATTAACCGGGATATGGTATTGGATAACGAGGGCAATCTTCAAGCGCGTTATACTGATTCATTTCTGATCCAGAAATCTTCATTTATGAAAACCGACTACATGGGGTTTCTGGTGGATGGATCACTGGATCAGATGAAAAACAATCCACTGCTTGACAAGCGGATCCGGCAGGCGTTAAATTATACTGTGGATAAGGAAAAGATGATCAAATATCTGCGAAAGGGAATAGGCGTACCGGCCGTGGCAGGATTTATTCCTGTTGGAATGCCTTCCTATGCTCCGGCAGTAACAGGATACACCTATGATCCAGAGAAAGCTCGCCGGCTTCTCAAAGATGCGGGTTATCCCAACGGAAAGGGTTTGCCTCAGATTGTAATGAATATTACCCCTCCCTTTCAGCAGCTGAGTGAATTTATGGAAGTGCAAATGGAGGATGCCGGATTCGATATTCGGATTAATATTAATCAGACGGTAGTTCACCGGGATGAGGTGGAGAATTCCAAGCTGCCGTTCTTCAGGAAGACTTGGGTGGCGGACTATGCAGACGCAGAAAATTTTCTTTCCATTTTCTATTCAAAGAACTTCTCACCGGAAGGATCTAATTATTTTCATTTTAAAAACGAGCAGTTTGACCGATTGTATGATTCTGCACTGAAAGTGAACAACCGCGAGCAAAGATATGCCCTCTACCGCGAGATGGACCAGATCCTTATGGATGAGGCAGTGGTAATGCCATTGTATTATGATGAGGTGCTCCGGTTGGTTAACCGCAAGGTGGTAGGACTTCATCCCAACGCGATGAACCTTCTTCAGTTGAAGCGTGTGAAAAAATTGAAGTGA
- a CDS encoding ABC transporter ATP-binding protein has product MSESSGVTGKAFDLKLFRRVISYARPYRAVFALCILLTFLLSFLAFARPVLVMFTINEYIVDHPDTGMLTRMFFILLSVLLTEALFHYLNSYYTSWLGQHIIRDIRVQLFHHISGLKSKYFDNTPIGMLVTRTVSDIEAIEEIFSQGFIVIAGDILTLTVYVSGMFIIDWRLSLITLSTLPLLLIATWVFKNAVKSAFQDVRTQIARLNAFTQEHITGMKIVQVFHREEKELEKFREINKMHRDANIRSVWHYSVFFPIVEVLSSVSIGLLVWRSGADVFSGRVGVGEIVFFLMIVQMFFRPIRMLADRINTLQMGMVASERVFKVLDTRESISDNGKYVPEKWKGALEVKNLWFAYNKEHYVIKGISFKANPGETLAIVGATGAGKSSIINLLNRSYEFNNGEILLDGVNIRDYDLPELRRSVGVVLQDVFLFSDTIRNNITLYQNIPDAVIEESAKAIGAWEFISRLPGGLDFNVMERGAVLSAGQRQLIAFIRAYVFKPHLLILDEATSSVDTESELMIQRATQKITEGRTSIVIAHRLATVQKADRILVMDGGEIIEEGSHQELLRKNGAYRKLFDLQFS; this is encoded by the coding sequence ATGAGTGAAAGTTCCGGTGTAACGGGAAAGGCATTTGATCTAAAATTGTTCAGGAGAGTGATTTCCTATGCACGCCCCTACCGTGCGGTTTTTGCTCTGTGCATACTACTCACTTTTTTATTATCCTTTCTCGCCTTCGCCAGACCTGTACTGGTTATGTTCACAATCAATGAGTACATCGTGGATCATCCAGACACGGGAATGCTTACGCGAATGTTCTTTATTCTCCTGTCGGTACTCCTTACTGAAGCGTTGTTTCATTATCTCAATTCCTATTATACTTCCTGGCTGGGGCAGCACATTATCCGTGATATTCGCGTACAGCTTTTTCATCATATTTCTGGATTAAAATCGAAATATTTCGATAACACGCCGATTGGGATGCTGGTAACACGCACGGTTTCGGATATTGAAGCAATTGAAGAAATTTTTTCACAAGGATTTATTGTGATCGCAGGAGATATTCTTACGCTTACTGTATATGTTTCCGGAATGTTTATCATTGACTGGCGATTGTCTCTCATTACTCTTTCCACATTGCCATTGCTGCTGATAGCAACCTGGGTGTTTAAAAATGCTGTAAAATCGGCCTTCCAGGATGTTCGCACTCAAATAGCCCGGTTGAATGCTTTTACACAGGAGCACATTACAGGGATGAAAATCGTACAGGTTTTTCATAGGGAAGAGAAGGAACTGGAGAAATTCCGTGAAATCAATAAAATGCACCGTGATGCTAACATCCGATCAGTATGGCACTACTCTGTTTTTTTTCCAATAGTGGAAGTATTGTCTTCCGTATCAATTGGCTTGCTGGTGTGGCGTTCGGGCGCTGATGTATTCAGTGGACGTGTTGGTGTTGGAGAGATCGTGTTCTTTCTTATGATCGTGCAGATGTTTTTCCGCCCCATCCGGATGCTTGCAGACCGCATCAATACTCTACAGATGGGTATGGTGGCCTCCGAACGGGTCTTTAAAGTACTGGACACCCGGGAATCTATATCGGATAACGGAAAGTATGTTCCTGAAAAGTGGAAAGGAGCTCTGGAAGTGAAAAATCTATGGTTCGCCTACAACAAGGAACATTATGTGATAAAAGGGATAAGCTTCAAGGCGAACCCCGGTGAAACGCTGGCTATTGTCGGGGCCACAGGTGCCGGAAAAAGTTCAATAATAAACCTTCTGAACCGGAGTTATGAATTCAATAATGGTGAAATCCTGCTCGATGGGGTAAATATCCGCGACTATGATCTTCCGGAATTACGGCGATCCGTCGGTGTGGTATTACAGGATGTTTTTCTCTTTTCCGATACTATCCGGAATAATATTACGCTGTATCAGAACATACCTGATGCGGTGATTGAAGAATCTGCCAAAGCTATCGGTGCATGGGAATTCATTTCCAGGTTACCCGGCGGACTCGATTTTAATGTCATGGAGCGCGGGGCGGTGTTGAGCGCGGGGCAACGTCAGCTGATCGCATTCATCCGGGCCTATGTTTTTAAACCACATCTTCTCATTCTGGATGAAGCCACAAGCAGCGTGGATACAGAAAGTGAGCTAATGATTCAGCGAGCAACGCAGAAAATAACTGAGGGCCGCACGTCCATTGTGATAGCTCATCGTCTGGCAACTGTTCAAAAAGCTGACCGTATTCTGGTTATGGACGGTGGAGAGATTATAGAGGAAGGCTCTCACCAGGAGCTTCTCCGGAAGAACGGTGCGTACCGCAAACTATTTGATTTACAATTCAGCTGA
- the truA gene encoding tRNA pseudouridine(38-40) synthase TruA, translated as MTHNYFVKLAFDGTSYHGWQIQKNTAETVQATVNHAFTTILRETCFLNGCGRTDTGVHAREFFADLQVKGNNLQNDRERTLFKINRLLPEDIVILGIYDALPLASARFAATRRTYEYLISLRKDPFLNNKAWQIHDIPDLKKMQKAAERLLHHKDFAAFCRTGGGQKTTVCTIHHAEWVRTQDLYVFRITADRFLRNMVRALTGTMMDVGRGKLSLTDWDAVIRGRDRKKAGKSALACGLYLTRVEYPKDTFK; from the coding sequence GTGACACATAACTATTTCGTAAAGCTGGCATTTGACGGCACATCCTACCATGGATGGCAAATCCAAAAGAACACAGCCGAAACCGTACAGGCGACTGTAAACCATGCTTTTACAACGATATTAAGGGAAACTTGTTTTTTAAATGGCTGCGGAAGAACTGACACTGGAGTGCATGCACGGGAATTCTTCGCAGACTTACAAGTGAAGGGAAATAATCTGCAAAACGACAGGGAACGCACGCTATTCAAGATCAACCGCCTTTTACCCGAAGACATTGTTATTCTTGGAATCTATGATGCCCTTCCGCTTGCCAGTGCGCGTTTTGCAGCTACTCGTCGAACCTATGAGTACCTGATCTCTCTGCGCAAGGATCCATTCCTGAACAACAAAGCCTGGCAAATTCATGACATACCGGATCTGAAAAAAATGCAAAAGGCTGCAGAACGATTGTTACATCATAAGGATTTTGCCGCATTTTGTCGTACAGGTGGCGGACAAAAAACAACGGTGTGCACAATCCACCATGCTGAATGGGTAAGAACGCAAGATCTTTATGTGTTCCGAATTACGGCTGACCGGTTTCTCCGCAACATGGTAAGAGCTCTTACTGGAACTATGATGGATGTAGGTCGTGGCAAACTCAGTCTCACCGATTGGGATGCTGTTATCCGCGGACGCGACCGTAAGAAAGCGGGAAAATCTGCATTAGCCTGTGGACTTTATCTTACACGAGTGGAATACCCAAAAGACACCTTCAAATGA
- a CDS encoding DUF5011 domain-containing protein: MVTTLRLPYFLVLILSLSLLSCRKDDKTPPVITLNGATSVSLIIGDSYTDPGATAQDDRDGDLTRKIDVSGGVDPDQAGSYVITYSVSDFSGNKSTLERSISVKNTMDAYRGSYLVHDSVWGGPLTDYPETILVSTTVNDRIILNHFGNLANAAIYIDYYTVGDQFNVPSQTLVCGTPPLSRTFSTPVPGTLIGTNPIRFRMNYQIVEGMNTLNGTATYTKQ, translated from the coding sequence ATGGTTACAACGCTGAGATTACCTTACTTTCTTGTTCTGATTCTTTCTTTGTCACTTCTCTCCTGCAGAAAAGATGACAAAACTCCCCCGGTAATAACGCTCAACGGTGCTACCTCTGTTTCACTGATTATTGGTGATTCCTATACGGATCCAGGAGCCACTGCACAGGATGACCGCGATGGGGACCTCACACGGAAAATTGATGTCAGCGGTGGCGTTGATCCCGATCAGGCCGGCTCCTATGTTATTACTTATTCGGTCAGTGACTTTTCAGGGAACAAATCTACTTTGGAAAGGAGTATTTCTGTAAAGAACACTATGGATGCTTACCGGGGTAGTTACCTGGTGCACGACAGTGTTTGGGGCGGACCTCTTACAGATTATCCTGAAACGATTCTGGTCTCAACTACCGTTAACGACCGGATTATCCTGAACCACTTTGGAAATCTGGCAAATGCGGCCATTTATATTGATTACTATACCGTCGGAGATCAGTTTAATGTGCCGTCACAAACGCTGGTCTGCGGCACTCCTCCGCTGTCAAGAACGTTCAGCACCCCGGTTCCGGGTACTCTTATAGGCACAAATCCTATTCGGTTCCGAATGAACTATCAAATTGTAGAGGGTATGAACACTTTGAATGGTACGGCAACGTACACAAAGCAATAA
- a CDS encoding DUF5011 domain-containing protein: MRLWLVLLPFLLLFACRKSDTTAPDLQLLGGDSITQNLPLTAGAGVFIDPGYIAEDDEDGALTGNVSVVNSVNPNRKGEYSIIYTVTDESGNTTQRIRHVFIINEAEIFGGAYPNCRDTLSSSAVSYAANLVVSDTVNRLVRIINFSNYASWIWATLGDSSILVPAGQYLDTNLTRYIDNIFTPPTLILNNNPPTRLRIRYSWTDGMSADTCTAWLQR, encoded by the coding sequence ATGCGTCTTTGGCTAGTATTACTTCCTTTCCTTCTGCTTTTCGCCTGCAGGAAATCAGATACAACTGCTCCCGATCTGCAATTGCTTGGAGGTGATAGCATTACACAGAACCTGCCCTTAACGGCAGGTGCAGGGGTTTTTATAGATCCCGGATACATTGCCGAAGATGACGAAGATGGTGCCCTCACGGGTAATGTGTCTGTTGTTAACTCCGTAAATCCCAACAGAAAAGGTGAATACAGTATTATTTACACAGTTACGGACGAATCTGGGAATACCACACAGCGGATACGCCATGTATTTATAATTAATGAAGCAGAAATATTCGGAGGTGCTTATCCAAACTGCCGGGATACGCTCTCCTCCTCCGCAGTATCCTATGCGGCCAATCTGGTTGTTTCTGATACTGTCAACAGACTAGTGCGCATCATCAATTTTTCGAATTATGCTTCGTGGATATGGGCTACATTGGGCGATAGCAGCATTTTAGTTCCTGCGGGCCAATATCTTGACACGAATCTGACGCGCTATATTGACAATATATTCACTCCGCCCACGTTGATTCTGAATAATAATCCACCTACACGTCTTCGCATCCGTTATAGCTGGACAGATGGAATGAGTGCTGATACCTGCACAGCATGGTTACAACGCTGA
- a CDS encoding FeoB-associated Cys-rich membrane protein, which translates to MNTSSFLVIALVSASVIYLALRYLFKRKQAACGRGCGCESQITKEQK; encoded by the coding sequence ATGAACACTTCCTCTTTTCTTGTAATTGCTCTGGTTTCCGCATCGGTGATTTATCTGGCACTACGCTACCTTTTCAAACGAAAACAAGCGGCTTGCGGCAGGGGATGCGGTTGTGAAAGCCAAATCACCAAAGAACAGAAGTAA